One window from the genome of Gadus morhua chromosome 16, gadMor3.0, whole genome shotgun sequence encodes:
- the si:dkey-24p1.6 gene encoding protein sel-1 homolog 3, protein MGYPTLYQCVHFLISLQFAWGVDNVALLNPPQEPVNGQRLRVRYSCDGHALVRVDCLVTFDDGLNATYRLGRWHCDPGQPRVRAVKLGFPDWLVYRGDGIVPGTHWVQSSILVASLRRPGQSEGEDGAVLVQDLAELQAVPPLSRPLKKHDICPSWGSQMIQLAWNPVHSQCTEEKETVNLLSSIYASSGENFGLTKSLGVYRSEVLENNRLNGVSYPWCMFSVWLFVMSHCDQRMCSVFHHIDSDNNYVTPVIFLTRKGQLHFQMNGEAGESSAFLSLFTVPLRQWCHLRVVLRGRAASINMACTDGHSKSVYSTEYTFKHSVVLDDTEGYFVIGGGKFMRGVDGYYGPVVYHRNRIPSTSKDEVDIPYLLNHLNLTRWLNTCQNLQNDMRDTINGYSLMAKQEAEAERNSGDFYDEGAKNMRLLKTHCEPWEAGTLKRRQAANVAKLLSLKHGGRSEVSLASVGKALYSLALSKLEKSGEVEAVSRVLPLLLQSGCLGENRSLHMAAVLYNAGLGVRRQPTKAWLLALLGAQKDSRLSLMHLGRAHHQGDRGLPADQDLAYAYYGNIAKQTSLDRLKTSPEQAFVEAIYLTNEEALRQQTSEDHHLFQWLKLQAHKGAASAEQTMGRMLFWGQQGLSADTAKAVRHYERGAVRLQDPASMYDYAIVLMQGIGVKKDVPRAVAFLKRAKRQGFVPATNALAWYYEQFERDYKRAVELWEEADLLGSPDAAMNLGVMYSQGHYPGKPANKFMAYKYYLKSAQRGHLNGAIHLSEMWTSGIPGRLQRRPADAVLWSKWVSEHNGYLGIVLRKALKFHLNNESLMSLLYYLMAAESGYAPAQFNTAHICEQNSEGFLDPVFAAHCVLRYYNLTVHSQNPDTKALIKLGDLFYEGGVAGHKDMDSAAQKYKRAALMADPQGWYSLGLLVEQDYRLPLSVLIDLGLPDLYLADKHTLQAAMYTRCRDSESTEAYLPCSLALVNVYLQSFQRDYSASLTLSSLVVVVITAPPIVLLLLAYLRGSGLSRH, encoded by the exons ATGGGCTACCCAACGTTGTACCAATGTGTGCACTTTCTCATCAGTCTCCAG TTTGCTTGGGGGGTGGACAATGTGGCCCTCCTCAACCCCCCTCAAGAGCCTGTAAACGGTCAGCGGTTGAGGGTGCGCTACTCTTGTGACGGCCATGCGCTGGTACGTGTGGACTGTTTGGTGACCTTCGACGATGGCCTGAACGCCACGTACCGGTTGGGCCGCTGGCACTGCGACCCCGGCCAACCCAGGGTCCGAGCTGTGAAGCTGGGCTTCCCGGACTGGCTGGTGTACCGAGGGGACGGGATAGTCCCAGGGACCCACTGGGTTCAGAGCAGCATCCTGGTGGCGTCACTCCGGCGgcccggccaatcagagggtGAGGATGGGGCGGTCTTGGTGCAGGATCTGGCCGAGTTGCAGGCCGTACCCCCTCTCAGTAGGCCCCTGAAAAAGCACGACATCTGTCCCTCTTGGGGCTCACAGATGATTCAGCTGGCTTGGAACCCTGTACACTCCCAGTGCACAGAGGAGAAAG AGACGGTGAACCTCCTCTCTTCCATATATGCCTCAAGTGGGGAGAACTTTGGGCTGACCAAGTCCCTGGGCGTCTACAGGAGTGAGGTGCTAGAGAATAATCGCCTCAACGGCGTCTCCTATCCATG GTGTATGTTTTCCGTTTGGCTGTTTGTGATGAGCCACTGTGACCAACGAATGTGTAGCGTCTTCCATCACATAGACTCTGACAACAACTACGTCACCCCCGTTATATTCCTCACACGGAAAG GTCAGCTCCACTTCCAGATGAACGGAGAAGCGGGGGAATCTTCGGCGTTCCTCAGTCTGTTCACTGTTCCTCTACGCCAGTGGTGTCACCTGAGGGTGGTACTGCGTGGCCGTGCT GCCTCCATCAACATGGCGTGTACGGACGGACATTCCAAAAGTGTTTATTCTACAGAATACAC TTTCAAGCATTCTGTAGTGCTGGATGACACAGAGGGGTATTTTGTGATTGGAGGAGGAAAATTCATGAGAGGTGTTGATGGTTATTATGGTCCTGTGGTGTACCACCGAAACAGAATACCTTCAACCAGCAAG GATGAAGTCGATATTCCTTATCTTCTCAACCATTTAAACCTGACCAGGTGGTTGAACACCTGTCAAAATCTTCAGAATGACATGAGGGACACAATCAATGGGTACTCTCTGATGGCCAAACAAGAAGCAGAAGCTG AGAGAAATTCTGGCGATTTTTACGATGAAGGTGCAAAAAATATGCGATTATTAAAGACACACTGTGAACCATGGGAAGCTGGTACACTCAAGAGACGTCAAGCTGCAAACGTAGCTAAACTACTGTCTTTAAAACATG GaggaaggtcagaggtcagtctgGCATCGGTGGGCAAAGCACTTTATTCTTTAGCACTTTCAAAACTAGAGAAATCTGGTGAGGTTGAAGCGGTCAGCAGAGTTTTACCGCTGCTGCTCCAGTCCGGCTGTCTGGGAGAAAACCGCTCCCTCCACATGGCGGCCGTCCTCTACAACGCGGGGCTCGGAGTCCGCAGGCAGCCCACCAAG GCCTGGCTCCTGGCCCTGCTGGGGGCCCAGAAGGACTCCCGGCTGAGCCTGATGCACCTGGGACGGGCCCACCACCAGGGAGACCGGGGGCTCCCAGCGGACCAGGACCTGGCCTACGCCTACTACGGCAACATCGCCAAGCAGACGTCTTTGGACCGGCTGAAGACGTCTCCCGAACAG GCGTTCGTGGAGGCCATCTACCTGACCAACGAGGAGGCGCTGCGGCAGCAGACCAGTGAGGACCACCACCTCTTCCAGTGGCTCAAACTACAGGCGCACAAGGGAGCCGCCagtgctgag CAAACGATGGGGCGCATGCTGTTCTGGGGCCAGCAGGGGCTGTCTGCAGACACGGCGAAGGCGGTGAGGCACTACGAGAGGGGGGCCGTCCGCCTGCAGGACCCCGCCTCCATGTACGACTACGCCATCGTCCTGATGCAG GGCATTGGGGTTAAGAAGGATGTCCCGAGAGCTGTGGCCTTCCTGAAGAGAGCCAAACGGCAG GGTTTCGTACCCGCGACCAACGCCCTGGCCTGGTACTACGAGCAGTTTGAGCGGGACTACAAGCGGGCGGTGGAGCTGTGGGAAGAGGCCGACCTCCTGGGGAGTCCGGACGCCGCCATGAACCTTGGGGTCATGTATTCCCAGGGCCACTACCCTGGGAAACCCGCCAACAAG TTCATGGCCTATAAGTACTACCTGAAGTCTGCCCAGAGAGGTCATTTGAATGGAGCGATCCATCTGTCTGAGATGTGGACCAGCGGGATACCCGGCCGACTGCAGCGACGCCCCGCTGATGCCGTATT GTGGTCCAAATGGGTGTCTGAGCACAATGGATACCTGGGCATTGTTCTAAGGAAGGCCTTGAAGTTCCATCTTAACAACGAGAG TCTGATGTCGTTGTTGTACTACCTGATGGCTGCTGAGTCGGGATATGCTCCCGCCCAGTTCAACACTGCCCATATATGTGAACAAAACAGC GAAGGATTTCTGGATCCTGTTTTTGCCGCCCATTGCGTGCTGAGATACTACAACCTGACGGTCCACTCTCAGAATCCTGACACCAAAG CCCTTATTAAACTGGGGGACCTGTTTTACGAGGGAGGCGTCGCAGGACACAAAGACATGGACTCCGCTGCCCAGAAGTACAAACGTGCTGCACTCATGGCGGATCCACAG GGGTGGTACAGCCTGGGTCTCCTCGTTGAGCAGGACTACAGGCTGCCTTTATCAGTGCTGATCGACCTGGGTCTCCCTGACCTCTACCTggcagataaacacacactgcaggccGCCATGtacaccag GTGCAGGGACTCTGAGTCCACAGAGGCCTACTTGCCATGCAGTCTGGCTCTCGTCAACGTCTATCTGCAGTCCTTCCAGAGGGACTACAGCGCTTCACTCACG TTGTCCAGTCTAGTCGTGGTGGTGAttacagcgccccctatcgTCTTGTTGCTGCTGGCGTACCTCCGGGGGAGTGGCCTGTCCCGACACTAA